CCCCTGAATAATCTTTCGACCGACCTTCACACACAAATTAACTAGCTTCATGGAAAGCAGAGTCTTGAAGAAGGAATGGTAGGTCGTGTTCGCGCAGCCAACGTAGGGTTCATAGTCAATCAGACCGCCCGCCAGTTTTTGAAACGCAGTATCCGTCAGGTTATTGACGTAGACCACGTAGAATTGGCTGCTATGCCGATAGTCGATGCTGCGCACGGGGCAGACAGCTTCGCGGAAGGCTTCGAGCAGGGTTTCCTGCTGACTGTTTTCTCCAATGTAGTCGCCAACTAATATGCTGTTCTTAGTTTGTGGATCGAGCAAGGGTATGATGCGCTCAAACACCTGATAGCCATACCAGCTATCGTCAATCTTCATCGTGTCGAAGATCAAGGCTATTTCAAGCTTCTCGCGGTCGGGCACAAGGGCGGCACGCAAGTCGTCGTAGTTGATGCCCTTAGTCTTTAGCACCTGCGCAACCTGCGCCCGCATCCCTTGAATTTCCACCAACATGCGGTCTGGCGGAAGCTTGAAGTAGTCACGTATGACTTCAAGCATCCCGTTCCCGCGTGCATTCAACGTGTGTATCGGGTCGATTTTCATGGCCGCAGCACCGTCAAAGCACTTGTAATAGAAAGTATATAGAAATCTAATGCCTTAATATAACGCAATTAAATCAGTATCTTGGGTGGAAAAGTGGCAGCCCGTAGGGGAATCGAACCCCTCTTTCCAGGTTGAAAACCTGGCGTCCTAACCGATAGACGAACGGGCCACTCCGTGGCGTGTGGCGTGATTAGGCAAATCTCCGCCCCGGCGCAAGAGGGTTTTTTGTCTCAATCGGCATTTTCATGACCTGCCCGGTTCAGCCTGCCGGGGCGGCGTCCTCAAGCCGAAGCTGGGCAGACTGACGGCCCTGCCATGTGTTCAGCTCGATCCGCCCGGCAAGGTGGAAGCGCGCGCCGCCATGGCCCTCAAGGGCGGCGCCAAGTGGGCCGTCATAGGCACCAAAGCAGATCGCGTCCATCTGCCCGCCCGTACCATCGCTGAAGCGCAGCTTGAGGTGCCGGTCGCCCACGCGCTTGGCAAATGTGATCTGCATATTGGCAAATACGTAGCGCGGGCTGGGCGCGCCCGCGCCAAAGGGCCCCGCCGCTTCGATCTGGGTGATAAGCTCGGGCGTGGCCGCGCGCGGCATCAAAAGCCCGTCAAGCCGGAGATCTGCCGCCCCGCCTTGCCCTGCGCCTTGTTTCGCCAAAAGCTCTGACAAACGCGCCATCGCAGGCTCCAGCTTGGCTTCATCCACGGTCAGGCCTGCGGCCATCTTATGCCCGCCGCCGCGTTCCAAAAGCCCCTCATGCGCCAGCCTCTGGATAGCCGCCCCAAGGTCCACACCGCTGATCGAGCGGCCCGAGCCTTTGCCCATCCCAGCTTCCAGCCCGATCACGATCGCGGGCCTGTTCGCGGCCTCCTTCAGGCGGCTCGCAACAATGCCCACAACGCCGGGATGCCAGCCAGCCCCTGCGGCCCAGACCAGCGGGGCATCGAACCCGCGCGCCTCGGCCTGCGCCATCGCGGCGGCCTGCACCGCACTCTCGATCTCGCGGCGTTCGGTGTTGAGCTGATCGAGGCGTTCGGCCATGGCGCGCGCCTCGGATGGATCGGACGTCGCCAAAAGACGCGCGCCCAAATCGGCCTTGCCGATCCGCCCGCCCGCATTGACCCGCGGCCCCATCACAAATCCCAGCGTATAGGCCGTGGGGGCGGTATCCACGCGCCCCACATCAGCCAGCGCCACCAGACCGGGCCGCGCGCGCCGGGCCATGATTTTGAGCCCTTGGCGCACAAACGCCCGGTTCACCCCCACAAGAGGTGCCACATCCGCCACGGTGGCCAGCGCCACAAGATCCAACAGCGATATCAGATCAGGCCCCGTGCGCCCGGCCACGCGCATTTGCCGCCCGGCCTCCACCAGCATCAAAAACACCACGCCCGCCGCACAAAGATGCGCCAGATCGCCGCTTTCATCCTGCCGGTTTGGGTTCACCACGGCTAAGGCGTCGGGCAGGGTCTCACCGCCCAGATGGTGATCCAGGATCACCACATCCGCGCCTTTGGCTGCTGCCACCGGCCCATGGCTCAGCGTGCCGCAATCCACGCAGATGATCAGATCATGCTCCGCTGCCAGCGCCGCCATCGCCTCGTCATTTGGCCCGTACCCTTCATCAATCCGGTCTGGCACATAGAGCGTCGCCTCCATCCCCACCTGCCGCAACCAGTCGAGCAGAAGGGCCGCACTCGTGCCACCATCCACATCGTAATCGGCAAAAATCGCAATCCGGTCGCGGCGCTCGACGGCCGCTAAAAACCGCGTGGCGGC
The nucleotide sequence above comes from Roseovarius carneus. Encoded proteins:
- the recJ gene encoding single-stranded-DNA-specific exonuclease RecJ, with protein sequence MTGFLGITQSLTGRLWVGPPVEVDRQAEALEQSTGLPRAVCQVLARRGVEVPEAEAFLAPQLRDLLPDPRGLRDMELAATRFLAAVERRDRIAIFADYDVDGGTSAALLLDWLRQVGMEATLYVPDRIDEGYGPNDEAMAALAAEHDLIICVDCGTLSHGPVAAAKGADVVILDHHLGGETLPDALAVVNPNRQDESGDLAHLCAAGVVFLMLVEAGRQMRVAGRTGPDLISLLDLVALATVADVAPLVGVNRAFVRQGLKIMARRARPGLVALADVGRVDTAPTAYTLGFVMGPRVNAGGRIGKADLGARLLATSDPSEARAMAERLDQLNTERREIESAVQAAAMAQAEARGFDAPLVWAAGAGWHPGVVGIVASRLKEAANRPAIVIGLEAGMGKGSGRSISGVDLGAAIQRLAHEGLLERGGGHKMAAGLTVDEAKLEPAMARLSELLAKQGAGQGGAADLRLDGLLMPRAATPELITQIEAAGPFGAGAPSPRYVFANMQITFAKRVGDRHLKLRFSDGTGGQMDAICFGAYDGPLGAALEGHGGARFHLAGRIELNTWQGRQSAQLRLEDAAPAG